From the Kogia breviceps isolate mKogBre1 chromosome 3, mKogBre1 haplotype 1, whole genome shotgun sequence genome, one window contains:
- the ITPKA gene encoding inositol-trisphosphate 3-kinase A: MTLPGGPTGMARPGGAGPCSPGLERAPRRSVGELRLLFEARCAAVAAAAAAGEPRARGAKRRGGKIPNGLPRAPPAPVIPQLTVTAEESDVPPASPGPPKPEGGWLPAVGSSHLQQPRRLSTSSLSSTGSSSLPEDSEDDLLSDSESRSRGNVQLETSEDVGQKSHWQKIRTMVNLPVMSPFKKRYAWVQLAGHTGSFKAAGTSGLILKRSSEPERYCLARLMADALRGCVPAFHGVVERDGESYLQLQDLLDGFDGPCVLDCKMGVRTYLEEELTKARERPKLRKDMYKKMLAVDPAAPTEEEHAQRAVTKPRYMQWREGISSSTTLGFRIEGIKKADGSCSTDFKTTRSREQVIRVFEEFVQGDAEVLRRYLNRLQQIRDTLEVSEFFRKHEVIGSSLLFVHDHCHRAGVWLIDFGKTTPLPDGQTLDHRRPWEEGNREDGYLLGLDNLIGILASLAER, from the exons ATGACCCTGCCCGGGGGCCCGACGGGCATGGCGCGACCGGGAGGCGCGGGGCCCTGCAGCCCCGGGCTGGAGCGGGCCCCACGCCGGAGTGTCGGGGAGCTGCGCCTGCTTTTCGAGGCGCGCTGCGCCGCGgtcgcagccgccgccgccgcagggGAGCCCCGGGCCCGCGGGGCCAAGCGGCGGGGGGGAAAGATCCCCAACGGCCTTCCGCGGGCTCCCCCTGCCCCGGTGATCCCGCAGCTGACTGTGACGGCCGAGGAGTCGGACGTGCCCCCGGCCAGCCCCGGCCCGCCCAAGCCGGAGGGTGGCTGGCTCCCGGCCGTGGGCTCGTCGCACCTGCAGCAGCCGCGCCGCCTCTCCACCTCGTCGCTCTCCTCCACTGGCTCCTCGTCGCTGCCCGAGGACTCAGAGGACGATCTTCTGAGCGACAGCGAGAGTCGGAGCCGCGGCAACGTGCAGCTGGAAACGAGCGAGGACGTGGGTCAG AAAAGCCACTGGCAGAAGATCCGAACCATGGTGAATCTGCCCGTCATGAGCCCTTTCAAGAAGCGCTACGCCTGGGTGCAGCTGGCGGGGCACACGG GGAGTTTCAAGGCGGCGGGCACCAGCGGGCTGATTCTGAAGCGTAGCTCAGAGCCCGAGCGCTACTGCCTGGCACGGCTCATGGCGGACGCGCTGCGCGGCTGCGTGCCCGCCTTCCACGGCGTGGTGGAGCGCGACGGCGAGAGCTACCTGCAGTTGCAGGACCTGCTCGACGGCTTCGATGGGCCTTGCGTACTTGATTGCAAGATGGGCGTCAG GACTTACTTGGAAGAGGAGCTGACCAAAGCCCGCGAGCGGCCCAAGCTTCGAAAGGACATGTACAAGAAGATGCTGGCCGTAGACCCTGCGGCACCCACCGAGGAGGAGCACGCGCAGCGCGCGGTCACTAAGCCGCGCTACATGCAGTGGCGAGAAGGCATCAGCTCCAGTACCACGCTCGGCTTCCGCATCGAGGGCATTAAG aaagcCGACGGCTCCTGCAGCACAGACTTCAAGACCACGCGAAGCCGGGAGCAGGTGATCCGCGTCTTCGAGGAGTTTGTGCAAGGGGATGCCGAAGTGCTG AGGAGGTATCTGAACCGCCTGCAGCAGATCCGGGACACACTGGAGGTCTCTGAGTTCTTTAGGAAGCATGAG GTGATCGGCAGCTCGCTCCTCTTCGTGCATGATCACTGCCACCGTGCCGGCGTATGGCTCATCGACTTCGGCAAGACCACGCCCCTCCCCGACGGCCAGACCCTGGACCACCGGCGGCCCTGGGAGGAGGGCAACCGAGAGGACGGCTACTTGTTGGGGCTGGACAATCTCATTGGCATCCTGGCCAGCCTGGCTGAGAGATGA